The genomic window ATTTGTCCGCTCTTCCCCTGACAATCTGACCACCCTTGTCTCTGTACGGTCTGCAATGATTTCTTTAGAAATGAAATACTGATAGTCCGCGACAGCTGCGACTTGTGGCAAATGGGTGATACACAGCACCTGTGAATCACTGGATATTTGATAGATTTTATCTGCAATTGCTTGCGCCACTCGCCCACTGACACCAGTATCTACTTCATCAAAAACAATACTAGTGATTCCTTGTGTTTTAGAAAAAATAGTCTTCAACGCCAACATAACTCGTGACAGTTCTCCGCCAGAAGCGACTTTTACCAGCGGTTTCAATGGTTCACCAGGATTGGTAGTGATGTAAAACTCTACCTTGTCCAATCCATCTTCCGTCATTTGAGGTTCCGGCTGTTCAAGGAATCTGACCTCAAACAGTGTGCGCTCCATATACAGCCCCTTCAGCTCGTGTAAAATATCTTTTTCCAAGTCGATTGCCGTTGCTTTGCGTACCTTACTAAGTTCAGCACCAACTTTTTGAACTTGCTGTTGCTTCTCTATAAGGATTTGCTCTAGCTCATCTGCTTTCCCATCAAGTAACCCATTCTCTGCAAGTTCTTCTGTAATTTCCTGATAGTAAGCCAAAACTGCCGTAACAGATTCGCCGTATTTTCTTTTTAGTTGTCGAATCAGTTCCAAGCGATTTTCCACTTCATCCAAGCGATTCTCATCTAGTTCCAACTGTCCCAAATGACGCGCCAAATCGGCACTTGCCTCTTGCAACTGATAATACCCATTTTGAACAGCTTCTGAAATGGATTGATAGTCCGGGTCCAGCATTTCGATCGTTGCCAATTCATTCATCGCATAGGCAATATTATCTAAACTGCTATTTTCTTCACTATTAATCGCCTCATAGCTGCCGGCAAGTGCATCTGCAATCTTCTGAAAATTCGCCAGCTTATTTCGCTCTTCAATCAGTGTTTCTTCTTCCCCTACTTGAAGCTTGGCTTCAGCGATTTCATTGCTTTGAAATTGCAGCATATCTATGCG from Enterococcus sp. 9E7_DIV0242 includes these protein-coding regions:
- the recN gene encoding DNA repair protein RecN, coding for MLQQLSVKNFAIISSLELEFQKGMTVLTGETGAGKSIIIDAVGLLTGGRGSSDFIRQGASKCTLEGLFALPKHPELTTLLDEQGIDQEEDVLILQRDIFSSGKNICRVNGRIITIAMLRKIGEYLVDIHGQNEHQELMNSERHLGMLDDFGGNKLSRIKAEYVAAYQEYRQLEKKVRNLQNNEKAFAQRIDMLQFQSNEIAEAKLQVGEEETLIEERNKLANFQKIADALAGSYEAINSEENSSLDNIAYAMNELATIEMLDPDYQSISEAVQNGYYQLQEASADLARHLGQLELDENRLDEVENRLELIRQLKRKYGESVTAVLAYYQEITEELAENGLLDGKADELEQILIEKQQQVQKVGAELSKVRKATAIDLEKDILHELKGLYMERTLFEVRFLEQPEPQMTEDGLDKVEFYITTNPGEPLKPLVKVASGGELSRVMLALKTIFSKTQGITSIVFDEVDTGVSGRVAQAIADKIYQISSDSQVLCITHLPQVAAVADYQYFISKEIIADRTETRVVRLSGEERTNEIARMLAGSEITPLTMEHAKELLNMAQKEKRTL